From Streptomyces sp. NBC_01551:
CAGCAGCGGCGCGGTCCACCAGGGCCGCGGCAGCGGCAGCCCGGCGCCGACGACGGCGTTGAGCAGGAGCAGCAGCCCGGACACGGAGGCGACCGTGCCGATCGAGGAGATCATCCCGGAGACGAGGGCGACCAGGGTGAGGACACCGACGGCGACCCAGCCGTGGCCGAACACCAGGGTGCCGAGGGCGACGCCGACCGCGCCGAAGAGCTGCGGCACGGCGATGTTCAGGACCCGCATCCGGTAGGCGTCGGCGGTGTCGCCGATCACCCCGGACAGGGCGCCCATGGAGACGAGCGCCCCGTACTCGGGCTCGTCCAGGGCGAAGCCGACGGCCAGCGGGGCGGCCAGCGCGATGCCGGCCCGCGCCGCGGCCGCCCACGGGACCGGGGCACTGCTCGGCCGCAGTCCTTTGAGGAGCCAGGCGGGCGGGGCGAGTGCGGGGTGCCGGGGTCGCCCGGACGGTATGTGCTCGGTGCGTCGTTCGGTGGTCATTCCCGTTTCCGTGCCGCCGCTCGCGAATCGGTTCTTCTGGGGTGTAGTGCGGAGTTCTCGGTACGTTCCGAGCTTATGGGGTGCGGCGCACCCGGCCGACAACCCATGCGGCAAGGGCGGCCGCGAGGCCGATGGCGAGGATCACCCAGGCGGTGGTGCGCAGGAACGCGGTCAGGGCGTCGTACACCGCCTCGGCCGCCCGCGGATCGATGTCGGCCGGCAGGTCGTCGAGGGTGAGCCGGCGGCACACGTACACCGCGATCCACAGCAGGACGGCGCCGGCGGCGACGCCGAGCCCGGTGGCGATCACGGCCCGGCGGCGCCGGACGGCGACGGCGATCGCCGCCGCGGCCAGCACCACGGTCAGCGCGGGAAGCCAGACACCGGAGACCTGGAGCATGCGGAAACCCTTCCGGAGCGCGCCGAGGTCGTCGTACTCCATGACCTTGACCGAGAGGTGGCTCACCGGGATGCGGTCGGCGAAGGGCACCTCGTCGGCGACGAGCTCCCCCTTGACCTGGGCTATGACGGGCGCGAGGTCGATGCTGACGGCGTCCCCGTGGCCGGTGGTGAGCGCGTTGAGGAACGCGGCGTGCGCGGCGCGGTTGGCCGCGTCCCAGGCGGTGCGGTAGGCGGGCGTCCCGGCGAAGGAGCGCAGGGCCTCGCCGAGCAGGGCGTCCACCCCGCCCTGGAAGGGGCCCGCGTCGATCTGCCCGGAGAGCCCGCGGGTGACCTGGGTGACGACGACGCCCTGCACGGCCGGGTTCCCGGCGAGCGGGGCCATGGCGGCGGTGTAGCGGTCGGCGTTTCCCAGCTCACGGTCGGCCCAGTACGCGACGGCGCTCGCGGGCACGAGGAGGGCCACGAGCGTGATGAGTACCGCCGACAGGAAGGTGCGCACGTCACCAGGGAAAGGCGGCCGGGCGCCGGGCGCGAGCGGTGTTGCTGCGGGCGGGTGGCGCCCCGGCGCGCCCCCGCCTCGCCCAATCCCGCCCCCGCCTCGCTCCGTCCCGCCCCCGCGTCGCCCCCGGACCCGGCGGGCCAGGGGGATGATCCAGTTGCCGGTCGGGGGCGACGGGTGTGCTCTTGAGGCTGGGAGAGAGGAGCCCGTCATGGCACATGCGGCACCCACCGCCTCGCAGCGGTACCGGCAGTCGTTGACGGACAACGCGAAGCACGTGAACGTCTTCTCCTTCGCGGGCCCGCTGGTCCTCGGACTCTTCTACGGGCTCTGGGCCGCCTTCCTCGAGCGCGACAAGGGTCCGGTCACCGTGGCCAACGTCTTCTACGGCATCCTGTGCGGCGTGCTCTTCGCCGCCTGCCTGTTCGGCCTCGACCGGATGGGCACCAAAATGCTCGCGGAGCTGCGCGCCGCCGCGTACGGAGCCTTCGGAGGCGTCGCCATGGGCTACCTGTACAGCCTCACCGGGCAGTCCATCCTCCGCTCCGTCACGATGGGCCTCGTGGTCGGCGCCGCCGTCGGAGCGGGAGCCTTTTACCGGTTCCACACGCGCGAGCCCTGACCGGGCCCGCTCCGTACCGCCGGCGGGCGGGAACCGGCGTACGCCCGAGGCGTGCGGCCGGTTCCCGCCCCGGTGTGCGGTTACGCGGCCGAGTCGGCGGGGGCGGTCTGGCGGCGTTCGCTCGTCTCGGACGAGCCGGACTCGGCGTTGGAGTCGGCACCCGGCTCGCACTCGCGGGCGGCCGGGGTGTTCGCCGCCGGGGCTTCGGCCTTGCGGACCTGCGGGGTGAAGCGGGCGGCCTCGGCGCGGATCATCGCGTTCAGGGCGGCGTACGGGTCGATGGGCATGGCGGAACCTCACGTGTTCGAGGGGGGTGTGGGGGGTGCGCGCTGCTGCTCGGCCCGCTCAGCAGCGCAGGACCACACTCCGCACCGTCCGCCCGGACAGCGCCGGTTCGGCCGTCCCGAACGAGGCCACCCGCGTGGGCCCGTTCGGGTGTTTCACGTGAAACACCGCCCGCGGCAGTTGCCGCGCACCCGGAAGCACCCGCGCGACCGTCCGTACGGCGGCCCGCACTTCGGGGTCCGCGGCGGGATCGGAGGGGCTCTCGGTGGGCTCGGCCGGGGCGGTGGAGGAGGCCGGACGGGAGTCCGCGACCGTCGTGGCGGCGGGTCCGGCACCGAAGACGCAGAGCAGCACGACACAGGCCACCGTCAGGGCCTTCGCCATCACCGCCCGGGTCTGCCGGGCATACCGCGCGCCGCTCATGCCCGCTCTGTGCCCCGCCGCGCCGCAGGACTTGCCGCCCGGGCCGTGTTCGTCCCCCGACCGGGGGAGGAAGACACCCCCCTCGGCTGACAGCGGGACGCCGCGCACCGCGCCGTCAGCCGGTGCGGTGACGGCCGGTGAGCCGCGCCAGCACGGCGCTCTCGCCGCCGAGCAGCCGCAGCCCGGCCCGCCGCTGACCTGGCGCGGACCTGGACCGGGACCGGGACGAGGACACCGGCGCGGAAGCGGGCCCGCCCGGATCCGCCTGGGCACCCGGGACACCGGCGGGCGAGACGCGCTCCACGGTGAACACGGCCGTACGGTGATCCGCGCGGGCGATCTCGATGGTGTCCCCGCGTCGCAGCCCGGCGAGGTGCAGCCCGTTGCCGGTGACGACGGCGATGCCGGCCGCTCCCGGCGTCGGGCCGGCGGCGTCCCAGATGACGCCGGACCCCTCCGCGAGCGCCGCCTCCCCGGCCCCGGTACCGGCCCCTGCTCCGGTCCCCGCTCCGGCTCCCGCTCCGGCCCCGGTTCCGGTTCCGGTCAGCGGTACGTCCACGCCCAGGCTCGGGATCCGCAACCGCAGGGGCCGCGCCGAGCGCAGGGGTGCGATCCCGCTCCGCGCGGGCCCGGCCCCCTTGCCGGGGGCGTGCTCGCCGGCCTGCTCGAACTGCCGGACCAGTCGCCGGTGCCCGGACAGGCCCAGCGCGTGCGAGGGGAGCGCGTCGGCGGTGGTGGCCGTGGGCGCGGCTCCCTCCGTGCCGCGCAACATCCCTACACCGGTGCAGAGCAGAGTGACCGTCAGCCCACCGACGACCCACTTGGCGCGGGGCATGGCATTCCCTCCTGGTCGTCCGGCCCGGGCGGCCGGGTCCTGTGAGCAGTGGACCGTCCTCTGCCCATCCGCACATCGGCAAACGCGTGGGACCGAGGGGACGTCACCGGTGTGTCGTACCCGGCGTCCGACGTCTCGGCAGGTCGCGGCGGGTGTGAGCGTGCCGCCCCGAGGGATCGCGGGCGTACCGCCGAACGGGTGAGGGGCGGCTACAACGGGCGCTCGGGCCAGTCCAGCAGGCGGGCGCCGATCACCGCGGTCTGGAGGGTGTAGCGCTGCACGGGGTCGCCCGGATCGGTCCCCGTCAGCCGGTGGATGCGCTCCAGCCGGTACGTCAGGGCCCGCACGCTCAGGTTCAGCCGCCGGGCCGCCTCGGCGCCGACGCAACCGGAGTCGAAGTACGCGGTCAGGGTGTCCAGCAGCGGGCGGGCCCCGCCGCGTCCGGCGCGCAGCGGCCCCAGCACGCTCAGCACCAGATCGGCCATCGCGGCCCGGTCCCGGGCCAGTACCGGGAAGACCAGCAGGTCGGCGGCGCGCAGCACGGGTCCCTCGAACCCCAGCCGGTCCGCGAGGTCGAGGGCGCCGCGGGCTTCCTCGTACGAGGTGACCACCCCGCCCGCGCCGGGGTGCGGGCGGCCGATCGCGATGAGCCCGCGTTCGCCGGCCGCCGCGTACGCCTGCTTCGCGAAGGCGCGCAGCACGTCATCCTGGTCGCCCGAGGCGACGCAGATGAGCAGCCCGTCCTTGGTGGCGAGGAGCACCGACCGGTCGCCGAACAGCCCGGTCAGCGCCGTCTCCACGCGCCGGATGGCCCGGCCGGTGTCCTCGTACGGCTCCGGTCCGCGCGCGACGGCCACCGCGTGGGCGTGCGCCAGGTGCAGGCCGAAGCGGGCCGCGCGTTCGCTGAGCCGGCCGAGGTCGCTGCGGCCGAGCAGCAGGTCGTCGATGAACTCCCGCCGGGCCGCCTCCTCCTGGCGCACCGCCAGCCGCTGGGCCCGCTCGTGGCCCTCGGCGAAGGCGTCGACGGCCTGTTCCACCGCGGCCATCACGTGGTCGGGGGTGATCCGCCCGCCGAGCGCCGCCCGGGTCGCGGCGAGGTGCGCGCCGACCAGGGCGCGGAGCCCGTATCCGGCCTCGGCGGCCTTCTCGCCGCAGGCGCGCCGGTCGTCGAGTTCGTCCCGCCCTGCCCGCCGGCCGGTCGCCGCCACCGAGTCGAGGATCCGGACGAAGCCCGCCACGTACTCCTCGGGTATCTCCTGCCCTGCCGCCACACCAGCCCCTGAACATCGCCCGAAACCCTCATTCTCGCCGGTCGCGGGAGGGCGGTCGGTTCAAGGGCACTTGAGGGGAGTGGGCGTCACACCACGACGACGGCGACCGTGGCCGCCCCCATCAGGGCGGCGGCGAGGTGC
This genomic window contains:
- a CDS encoding class F sortase encodes the protein MPRAKWVVGGLTVTLLCTGVGMLRGTEGAAPTATTADALPSHALGLSGHRRLVRQFEQAGEHAPGKGAGPARSGIAPLRSARPLRLRIPSLGVDVPLTGTGTGAGAGAGAGTGAGAGTGAGEAALAEGSGVIWDAAGPTPGAAGIAVVTGNGLHLAGLRRGDTIEIARADHRTAVFTVERVSPAGVPGAQADPGGPASAPVSSSRSRSRSAPGQRRAGLRLLGGESAVLARLTGRHRTG
- a CDS encoding CdaR family transcriptional regulator encodes the protein MAAGQEIPEEYVAGFVRILDSVAATGRRAGRDELDDRRACGEKAAEAGYGLRALVGAHLAATRAALGGRITPDHVMAAVEQAVDAFAEGHERAQRLAVRQEEAARREFIDDLLLGRSDLGRLSERAARFGLHLAHAHAVAVARGPEPYEDTGRAIRRVETALTGLFGDRSVLLATKDGLLICVASGDQDDVLRAFAKQAYAAAGERGLIAIGRPHPGAGGVVTSYEEARGALDLADRLGFEGPVLRAADLLVFPVLARDRAAMADLVLSVLGPLRAGRGGARPLLDTLTAYFDSGCVGAEAARRLNLSVRALTYRLERIHRLTGTDPGDPVQRYTLQTAVIGARLLDWPERPL